The DNA segment GCATTAGCAAAGATAAACTGGAAAAGATATTTGATCGTTTTTATCGGGTCCATCCTTCATATCTGGCTGAATATAGTGGTTATGGTCTTGGCTTATATCTGGTTAAAAAATCGACAGAAGCATTAGGTGGCACCATCAACGTTTCTAGCGTAGAAGGAGCAGGGAGTTGTTTTAGTTTGGAGTTTAGTTTTGCTTTGGCCGAACCGGCCAGCATGTTATCCGTAAATAATTTAGCGTCAAGCACTGAGGAAGATTTGCAATCCCTAGCTACTATTAAGCTAAAAGGTTCAGTGCTGGTCGCCGAGGATAATACCTTAGTTGCGTATGTCATAAAAAAATTATTAACCGGTTTTGGTTGTCAGGTAGAAATCGCCTCGACGGGTGAAGCGGCATTACAAATTCTGCAAACACAAACCTTTAATTGTGGATTATTAGATATTGGTTTACCAGGTTTAGATGGCATAGAGGTGACCCGGCGTTATCGTGAATGGGAGCTTCTTAATAATAAACCGTATCTGCCGATTTTTGCCTTAACGGCACACGCTGAAGAAAAAGTTAAGCAGGAATGTCAAGCTGCAGGCTGTGACCAGGTGCTGCTTAAACCTTTCACCGAGAAAGATGTTAAAAACATCGAGAAATTTTTGCAATAAATTTATATTTCTCTTTAAACCGTTGTTATTTACTAATAATTTAATCTTAATCTCTTCAATAAATTTTAATGTGCTTTAAAAAATATATTTTTTAAAAATCACATATAAAATTAATTTTTTTTGTTATAATCTTTATTTAAATTAAGCATAAATATTTCATGCTTATAAATTAAATCTATTTATATTTTTCTGGAGTTTACTTGATACATAAAGTTGCTATTGTAGGTGCGGGTATTATTGGTATGACCAATGCGATTGTTATTTTGGAAAATAATAAAAACAGGCAAGATAAATTTGAGGTAACAGTTTTTAGTAAAGAAGAACCATTGGCTACCAATTCCGATGCGGCGGTAGCGACCTGGTTTGCACCTAATGACGATAACCCTTTATTACAGCAATGTTGTTTAGAAAGTTTGCCAAAATTTGCTGAATTAATAAAAAACCAAACACCCGGTGTGAATATAATTTTAGAAGTTCTTTATTTCACATCTGAAACAGATTTTAAAAACAGTGTTTGGGCAAAGGAATCGGTAAGAAAAGCAGTTGAACTGCATGAAAACACCGATGCTGAATTAAAGGTAGATGGCTTTCCGTTTAGTGTGCTGATCAAAATACCACTGATTAATCCAAATTTTTATCGACCTTACATGTTAGAAAAATTTAAAGAGCTAGGAGGGAAACTTGAAGTTAAAAAGATTGATGCATTAAGTGTGCTTACTGAAACCTATGCCATTGTAGTCAATAGCTCGGGTTGGGAAGCGAAATATTTAACTGATGATAATTTAGTTTATCCGATACGTGGTCAAACCGAAACATTTGCTTTAACGCCTGACTTGAAAAATGATCGTACTTCTATGAATGTTGAAGGATTGACTGCGTATGTCGTTTTTCGTCCTATACATAAAGAGGATGGAGATTGCGTCATTGGCACTACTTTTCAGGTTGGTGACTCGGATAGAGAAATTAGACCTAGCGATACTCAGAGTATTATTAATAATGTCGCAACTTTTTTTCCGGCCGTAAAAAATGTGACGACGACACCTAAAGTCGGTATTCGCTGTGGCCGACCTGAAGTGCGCATCGAGTCAGAACGACATGACCAATCAATGATTCTGCATTGTTATGGGCATGGCGGTAGCGGTTATAGTGCTTCTTGGGGAAGTGCCAATGAGGTTTTAAAACATTGTAATAACTTTGTATCTGAGCCTAAAGCAATCCCTAAACCGCGCATTTAATTTTTTTTCGATTTATTATTCTGCTTATGATAATCGGTATTCAAACTAAAGGGATTAAAATTGGTTTGCGTATCATAGATATCTAAATTTTCAATAATTTTTAAACGTTTTGCCAGGCGGATTGAAAAGGGGAGCAGCAATAATTCGATAGAAACCATGAATACCCAAGAGGCTAAAATATGGTGTATGAAATGTTTAAAATTTGGAATCAAGCCATAAAAAGCAATTGGGGCATAGATCAGTTCATTAATCGTATAAGCAGTTAAGGTAGAACCTATAAAGCGTATGCCCATGTATTTACCTTTTAAGCTAATTTTTAGTTTCGCCACGATATAAGAATTAATACTTTCAGTAACTAAATAACTTAAAATGGCTGCTAAAAGAATACGATTGTTGGTCATTAAAAAAGTGCTTAAAGCAACTTGAGAGATCGAGCCAGGCGCAAGTGTAGCAACCACCAATTGGTCAAACAGGATAAAGATTAAAAAAAATAATAAGGCGGTCCAAACGGCTATTCGGGCATGCTTATAGCCATACACTTCAGTAATAATATCAGAAATGAGATAGGTTAAAGGAAATGCAAATGAACCGGCACCCGTATTTAACCCAAATATATTTATTAAGCGCGG comes from the Rickettsiella endosymbiont of Rhagonycha lignosa genome and includes:
- a CDS encoding FAD-dependent oxidoreductase, with the translated sequence MIHKVAIVGAGIIGMTNAIVILENNKNRQDKFEVTVFSKEEPLATNSDAAVATWFAPNDDNPLLQQCCLESLPKFAELIKNQTPGVNIILEVLYFTSETDFKNSVWAKESVRKAVELHENTDAELKVDGFPFSVLIKIPLINPNFYRPYMLEKFKELGGKLEVKKIDALSVLTETYAIVVNSSGWEAKYLTDDNLVYPIRGQTETFALTPDLKNDRTSMNVEGLTAYVVFRPIHKEDGDCVIGTTFQVGDSDREIRPSDTQSIINNVATFFPAVKNVTTTPKVGIRCGRPEVRIESERHDQSMILHCYGHGGSGYSASWGSANEVLKHCNNFVSEPKAIPKPRI
- a CDS encoding queuosine precursor transporter; its protein translation is METATHHNTELNPIRQTYLWIFISGYTLAFFLANWFDPRLINIFGLNTGAGSFAFPLTYLISDIITEVYGYKHARIAVWTALLFFLIFILFDQLVVATLAPGSISQVALSTFLMTNNRILLAAILSYLVTESINSYIVAKLKISLKGKYMGIRFIGSTLTAYTINELIYAPIAFYGLIPNFKHFIHHILASWVFMVSIELLLLPFSIRLAKRLKIIENLDIYDTQTNFNPFSLNTDYHKQNNKSKKN